The following proteins are co-located in the Echinicola sp. 20G genome:
- a CDS encoding monovalent cation:proton antiporter family protein codes for MNYYLIASAELPMLPDIVIIFGLATLVILLFMRLKVPTIIGFLFTGAIAGPYGLSLVNASTTVDVLSEIGVILLLFVIGMEFSLKSLMSIKKAVFIGGSLQVALTILIASTASYFLGFEWNVAVFFGFLLALSSTAIVLKLLQESGQVNNLTGKTILAILIFQDIIIVPMMLLTPMLAGESDNIFLSLFYMIVKGGLVILITILSAKYLIPNLLYRIARTRNEELFLLSIIVICFSVAFLTSLMGLSLGLGAFLAGLIISESEYSHHATGKILPFREIFLSFFFVSVGMLFDVGFLFQHIGIILLLVLMVFSIKFIMTAIAVRSIGVDFKEAFIVGFSIFQIGEFSLLLAKEGLKFELLDENNYQYFLAVSIITMAITPFVINKRENLSFKIVNLPLPKQLKTKFISAAGSISMANFEGEELSDHLVIIGYGLNGRNLSKAAKRAKIPYSIIEMNPETVRVEAEKGEPIIYGDASNEIVLKHVNVHRARVVVIAISNSDATKSIIAAIRLLTKNASIIVRTRYVNEISANLSMGADEVIPEEFETSIEIFTRVLNKYLIAKDEIEDFTEEVRSHNYEMFRSTKTNGRDRLNLDLPEINFVSLKVARDSGNYINKPLKKINLREGLGINLVALKRDGKTTSNINGETKLKFGDIVYVVGKPESLGVFEKEVGES; via the coding sequence ATGAATTATTACTTAATTGCTTCCGCTGAGCTTCCTATGTTGCCTGATATAGTCATCATTTTTGGTTTGGCTACCTTGGTAATTCTTTTGTTTATGCGACTTAAGGTTCCCACCATCATTGGTTTCCTTTTCACGGGAGCCATTGCAGGACCTTATGGGCTATCACTTGTTAATGCTTCTACTACAGTGGATGTACTCAGTGAAATAGGAGTCATCTTGTTGCTTTTTGTAATTGGGATGGAGTTTTCGCTCAAAAGCCTAATGTCCATCAAAAAAGCGGTCTTTATAGGTGGTTCCCTGCAGGTAGCCCTAACTATCTTAATTGCATCGACTGCATCTTATTTTCTAGGTTTTGAGTGGAATGTAGCCGTTTTCTTTGGCTTTCTTTTGGCTTTAAGTAGCACTGCTATAGTATTAAAGCTTCTCCAAGAGTCAGGTCAAGTAAATAACCTTACCGGAAAGACAATTTTGGCTATTTTGATATTTCAGGACATTATTATTGTTCCCATGATGCTATTGACGCCAATGTTGGCTGGGGAATCTGACAATATCTTTCTTTCTCTTTTCTATATGATTGTAAAAGGAGGCTTGGTCATTCTGATCACCATCCTATCGGCCAAATACCTGATCCCGAACCTACTATACCGCATTGCAAGGACAAGAAATGAAGAACTCTTTTTACTAAGTATCATCGTGATTTGTTTTTCAGTAGCCTTCTTGACTTCATTGATGGGGCTCTCTTTGGGACTGGGAGCATTCTTGGCAGGTTTGATCATCAGTGAGTCCGAATACAGTCATCATGCTACGGGTAAAATCTTGCCCTTTCGGGAGATTTTCTTGAGCTTCTTCTTTGTCTCAGTGGGAATGCTGTTTGATGTGGGCTTTTTGTTCCAGCACATAGGAATCATTCTTTTACTGGTGTTAATGGTATTCAGTATCAAATTCATCATGACAGCCATAGCCGTCCGTTCTATTGGAGTAGACTTCAAAGAGGCTTTTATTGTAGGCTTTTCAATATTTCAAATTGGTGAATTTTCGCTTTTACTCGCCAAAGAGGGTCTTAAATTTGAGTTATTGGATGAAAACAATTACCAATATTTTCTGGCTGTTTCCATTATCACCATGGCCATTACACCTTTTGTTATCAATAAAAGGGAAAATTTATCTTTTAAGATCGTCAACCTTCCATTACCCAAACAGCTGAAAACCAAATTCATCAGTGCAGCAGGAAGCATTTCCATGGCCAACTTTGAAGGGGAGGAATTATCAGACCACTTGGTGATCATTGGCTATGGACTAAACGGAAGGAACCTGTCCAAAGCAGCCAAAAGGGCGAAAATCCCTTACTCCATCATTGAAATGAATCCGGAAACGGTCAGGGTGGAAGCTGAAAAAGGAGAGCCCATCATTTATGGTGACGCTTCCAATGAAATTGTGCTCAAGCACGTCAATGTCCATCGGGCTCGTGTAGTAGTCATTGCAATTAGCAACAGTGATGCTACCAAAAGCATCATTGCGGCCATCAGGCTCTTGACAAAAAACGCCTCGATTATCGTAAGAACAAGATACGTCAACGAAATATCGGCCAACCTCTCCATGGGGGCTGACGAAGTTATCCCGGAGGAATTTGAAACATCCATTGAGATCTTTACCAGGGTACTTAACAAGTACCTTATTGCCAAAGATGAAATCGAAGATTTCACAGAAGAGGTACGTTCCCATAACTATGAAATGTTCCGGTCCACCAAAACCAATGGTCGCGATCGCCTCAATCTTGACCTGCCAGAAATAAACTTTGTCAGTTTGAAAGTTGCTCGGGATAGCGGAAATTATATTAATAAGCCCTTGAAAAAAATCAACCTTCGTGAAGGGCTGGGAATTAACCTAGTCGCTTTAAAAAGGGATGGAAAAACCACCTCGAATATCAATGGGGAAACCAAACTGAAATTTGGGGACATTGTTTATGTCGTAGGTAAGCCTGAATCGCTTGGAGTTTTTGAAAAGGAAGTTGGAGAGTCTTAG
- a CDS encoding DUF962 domain-containing protein, whose translation MRKIDQLLSEYGVSHQNPVNKRIHWICVPAIFFSIVGLIFSIPTEPIAFLSPYLGPFANWATVALAIVLFYYYSLSPPLALGMFLFAAFCLFWANLITIVSPVPLWAISLLIFVVAWILQFYGHKVEGKKPSFLKDVQFLLIGPAWLMHFIYKRFGFAY comes from the coding sequence ATAAGAAAAATAGATCAATTATTAAGTGAATATGGCGTAAGTCACCAAAATCCAGTAAATAAAAGAATTCACTGGATCTGTGTTCCTGCCATCTTCTTCAGTATTGTCGGGCTAATTTTCAGTATTCCCACAGAACCTATAGCCTTTCTTTCACCTTACCTTGGCCCATTTGCCAATTGGGCAACAGTAGCGCTAGCAATTGTACTTTTTTATTATTACTCCCTGTCCCCTCCGTTGGCGTTGGGAATGTTCTTATTTGCTGCATTTTGTCTTTTTTGGGCCAATTTAATTACCATAGTCTCTCCTGTTCCACTATGGGCCATTAGCCTGTTGATCTTTGTGGTTGCTTGGATCTTACAGTTTTATGGGCATAAAGTTGAAGGTAAGAAACCATCATTTTTGAAGGATGTACAGTTTCTACTTATTGGCCCCGCTTGGCTGATGCATTTTATTTATAAACGTTTTGGATTTGCCTATTAG
- a CDS encoding FAD-binding oxidoreductase produces MLSYWEKKNLIQYDLVVVGAGFVGLSTAIHYKEKFPRRSVLVLERGVFPSGASTRNAGFACFGSLTEVVEDLKTNSEEEVFELLTRRRLGLKNIRNVFGDDALDYKPCGGFDLIRKHEEDTLDEMERINSFFRPFFGGEVFEKVEGMDKFGFAPSVTNIVKNRFEGQLDPAKYLQCLWRKCQDLQVNILTGAEVSLLDKENCKAYVKSYYDESIGFQGRIMAVCSNAFAGQLIENLDVKPGRGMIMVSQPLVEFPWEGTFHMDRGYVYFRNVDNRFLIGGGRNLEEQEETTTARGINEHIKEHLQQITSEIVFPDRKIEWDMEWSGIMAFGEHKNPIIKKVNARVGIGVRLGGMGVAIGWEAGKELASLLGD; encoded by the coding sequence ATGTTAAGCTATTGGGAAAAGAAAAACCTTATTCAATATGATTTAGTAGTAGTAGGAGCGGGGTTTGTTGGTTTATCTACGGCCATTCACTATAAAGAAAAATTTCCAAGACGATCTGTTTTGGTATTGGAAAGAGGCGTTTTTCCAAGCGGAGCCAGTACCAGAAATGCAGGATTCGCCTGTTTTGGAAGTTTGACAGAGGTAGTGGAAGACCTCAAGACCAATTCTGAGGAAGAAGTGTTTGAGTTGCTCACCAGGCGCCGCTTGGGGCTGAAGAACATCAGGAATGTTTTTGGAGATGACGCTTTGGATTACAAACCTTGTGGAGGCTTTGACCTGATCAGAAAGCATGAGGAAGATACACTTGATGAAATGGAAAGAATTAATTCTTTCTTCAGGCCATTTTTTGGAGGAGAGGTTTTTGAAAAAGTGGAGGGCATGGATAAGTTTGGTTTTGCTCCAAGTGTTACCAACATCGTCAAAAACAGGTTTGAAGGACAGCTTGACCCAGCTAAATATTTACAGTGTCTTTGGAGAAAATGCCAGGATTTGCAGGTCAATATTTTAACCGGAGCTGAAGTGAGCCTGTTGGATAAGGAAAATTGTAAGGCATATGTAAAGTCTTATTATGATGAAAGCATCGGTTTTCAGGGTAGGATTATGGCTGTTTGCTCCAATGCCTTTGCAGGACAGTTGATCGAGAATTTGGATGTCAAGCCTGGAAGAGGTATGATCATGGTTAGTCAGCCATTAGTTGAATTTCCTTGGGAAGGGACTTTCCATATGGATAGAGGCTATGTTTATTTTAGAAATGTGGACAATCGATTTTTGATCGGTGGAGGGAGAAATTTGGAAGAACAAGAAGAGACCACCACGGCTAGGGGAATCAATGAACACATCAAGGAGCACCTACAGCAAATAACTTCAGAAATTGTTTTTCCAGATAGAAAGATTGAATGGGATATGGAATGGTCTGGAATTATGGCTTTTGGAGAGCATAAAAATCCAATTATTAAAAAAGTCAATGCCCGTGTGGGGATAGGGGTAAGATTAGGAGGGATGGGAGTTGCGATTGGCTGGGAAGCAGGTAAAGAACTGGCCAGTTTGTTAGGGGACTGA
- the nhaC gene encoding Na+/H+ antiporter NhaC, with protein sequence MTNLQKKPSLGEALIPILFLIILLVINIRIFGTDSLSGSNQMVLILSSALAGLIAIFRLKIGWEPLQEGIVRSIGAAMPSILILLLIGALAGTWLLSGIVPAMIYYGLQILSPGIFLIAACVVSAIVSIATGSSWTTVATVGVALLGIGKALGFEDGVIAGAIISGAYFGDKMSPLSDTTNLAPAMAGTDLFTHIRHMTKTTTPSILITLIIFGVMGYTIGATGSVEQVKGISTVISEKFNINGWLFIVPILVLVMIVKKVPAVPALLAGALLGGVFAVIFQPQIIQTIAGEGGTYTFQSFKAVMMALYGEISITTSNEMVNELLSTGGMAGMLYTIWLIICAMIFGGIMEESGMLMVIAEAVIAKVHSLGSLIASTAATCVFFNLTTSDQYLAILVPGRMYADIYKKRGLKGENLSRTLEDSATVTSVLVPWNTCGATQASVLGVATLTYAPYCFFNIISPFMTVLYGYFKLGINYYTEEEMREIQKELAV encoded by the coding sequence ATGACCAACCTTCAGAAAAAGCCCAGCTTAGGGGAAGCGCTCATCCCTATTTTGTTTCTTATAATTTTGCTGGTGATCAATATCCGAATTTTTGGTACGGATAGTTTATCGGGTTCTAATCAAATGGTGCTGATATTGTCTTCTGCCTTGGCTGGCCTGATTGCAATCTTTAGATTAAAGATTGGCTGGGAACCACTTCAGGAAGGGATTGTGAGAAGCATTGGAGCGGCCATGCCTTCGATCTTGATCCTGTTATTGATAGGAGCTTTGGCTGGGACGTGGTTGCTTAGTGGGATAGTACCTGCCATGATTTATTATGGCCTACAGATTTTAAGTCCTGGGATTTTCCTAATTGCCGCTTGTGTGGTCAGTGCTATTGTGTCCATAGCCACAGGAAGCAGCTGGACGACGGTGGCGACGGTAGGAGTGGCGCTTCTTGGTATAGGCAAAGCGTTGGGGTTTGAAGATGGAGTCATTGCCGGCGCAATCATCTCAGGTGCTTATTTTGGAGATAAAATGTCTCCTTTGTCAGATACTACGAACTTGGCACCAGCTATGGCTGGAACTGATTTGTTTACCCATATTCGACATATGACCAAGACCACTACACCTTCAATTTTGATTACATTGATCATTTTTGGAGTGATGGGATATACGATTGGAGCGACGGGTTCTGTTGAGCAGGTAAAGGGGATTTCCACTGTGATTTCGGAAAAATTCAATATTAACGGTTGGTTGTTTATTGTGCCGATTTTGGTTTTGGTGATGATTGTGAAGAAAGTGCCAGCAGTGCCGGCATTATTGGCAGGAGCTTTATTAGGGGGTGTTTTTGCGGTAATATTTCAACCTCAAATAATCCAGACAATTGCCGGAGAGGGAGGGACTTATACGTTCCAGTCATTTAAGGCTGTAATGATGGCCTTATATGGGGAAATCAGCATTACTACTTCCAATGAAATGGTTAATGAATTACTCTCAACTGGCGGAATGGCTGGGATGCTCTATACGATTTGGTTGATCATTTGCGCGATGATTTTTGGAGGAATTATGGAAGAAAGCGGGATGCTTATGGTGATTGCAGAGGCGGTCATTGCCAAGGTACATTCTTTGGGTTCGCTGATAGCTTCCACGGCTGCTACCTGTGTGTTTTTTAACCTTACCACATCAGATCAATATTTGGCGATTTTGGTACCGGGTAGGATGTATGCGGATATTTACAAGAAGAGAGGGCTTAAGGGCGAAAACCTGAGCAGAACCTTGGAGGATAGTGCCACAGTTACTTCGGTATTGGTTCCTTGGAATACCTGTGGTGCCACTCAGGCATCAGTTTTGGGCGTGGCCACATTGACTTATGCACCATATTGTTTTTTTAATATTATTAGTCCCTTTATGACGGTACTCTATGGGTATTTTAAGTTGGGGATTAACTACTATACAGAAGAAGAAATGAGAGAAATTCAAAAAGAACTGGCTGTATGA
- a CDS encoding 3'-5' exonuclease — protein sequence MIPFRISKDEVNELPIGHFEGEIVLIEDEKLIDEAVNELKKYTRIGFDTETRPSFRKGVHYDVSLLQLSTPEKAYLFRLNHVGFPKKVMDILEDPNRVKIGAAVRDDIRALKKLNPSFKQASFFDLNEELKKVGFHNVGVRNLSAMVLNIRISKSEQVSNWEAEELTKKQQLYAATDAWACLEIFAELYDKGYLDPLFSNSAS from the coding sequence ATGATTCCTTTTAGAATAAGTAAAGATGAAGTAAATGAATTGCCAATAGGTCACTTTGAAGGTGAGATTGTCTTGATTGAAGATGAGAAGCTGATAGATGAGGCAGTAAATGAATTAAAGAAGTATACTCGTATAGGCTTTGACACCGAGACAAGACCTTCTTTTAGGAAGGGGGTCCATTATGATGTGTCCTTATTGCAGCTTTCTACTCCAGAAAAAGCTTATTTATTTAGGCTTAACCATGTAGGTTTTCCCAAAAAGGTAATGGACATCCTGGAAGATCCCAATAGGGTGAAAATAGGAGCGGCGGTTCGCGATGACATCAGGGCTTTAAAAAAGCTGAATCCTTCTTTTAAACAGGCTTCTTTCTTTGACCTTAATGAAGAGCTGAAAAAAGTTGGTTTTCACAATGTGGGTGTAAGGAACCTCAGTGCAATGGTTTTGAATATCAGGATTTCAAAATCCGAGCAGGTGTCCAATTGGGAGGCTGAGGAATTGACCAAAAAGCAGCAGCTATACGCAGCTACTGATGCTTGGGCTTGTTTAGAGATCTTTGCAGAGCTGTATGATAAAGGTTATCTGGACCCTTTGTTTTCTAATTCAGCATCTTAA
- a CDS encoding YigZ family protein encodes MEDSFLTLKTDSEGLYKEKGSKFLAFAYPVSDEDEVKEKLEALKKKYYDARHHCYAYILGKDQDTFRANDDGEPNHSAGDPILGQIRSNNLSNVLIVVVRYFGGTKLGVGGLITAYKTAASEAIEANQIVTDIVTKTLKFQFEYLDMNDVMKLIKDYDLQIKKQDFDNICHLHLSIRETLLDEVMGILDDIPSVKMLN; translated from the coding sequence ATGGAAGATTCATTTTTAACGTTAAAAACAGATTCAGAAGGACTATACAAAGAAAAGGGTAGCAAGTTCTTAGCTTTTGCCTATCCTGTTTCCGACGAGGACGAAGTGAAGGAAAAATTGGAAGCATTGAAGAAAAAGTACTATGATGCTCGTCACCATTGTTATGCCTATATCCTAGGAAAGGACCAAGATACTTTCAGAGCCAATGATGACGGAGAGCCAAACCATTCCGCTGGTGATCCAATTCTCGGTCAAATAAGGTCCAATAATCTCAGTAATGTACTGATCGTAGTAGTACGATATTTTGGAGGAACCAAACTAGGAGTCGGAGGATTAATTACAGCCTATAAGACTGCTGCTTCAGAGGCCATTGAAGCCAATCAGATCGTTACTGATATTGTCACCAAAACCCTAAAATTCCAATTTGAATACCTGGACATGAATGATGTCATGAAGCTGATCAAGGATTATGACCTACAGATCAAAAAACAAGATTTCGACAATATCTGCCACCTGCATCTTTCGATTAGAGAGACATTACTGGATGAGGTAATGGGGATTCTTGATGACATTCCTTCCGTTAAGATGCTGAATTAG
- a CDS encoding FdtA/QdtA family cupin domain-containing protein encodes MITGTMVKPSVFKLGNVKSPLGNLNFWEQGTLPFEVKRAFWITEVPAGGERGIHAHKKDNQITVCLQGKVKVELEDLTGQHYVFELNDPGEALYLPCLVWSKFTFEENSILLVLSSQDFEESDYIRLKADFEKLKDGYSKAL; translated from the coding sequence ATGATTACTGGTACTATGGTAAAACCTAGTGTTTTTAAGTTGGGAAATGTGAAAAGTCCGTTGGGAAATTTGAACTTTTGGGAGCAAGGTACTTTACCTTTTGAAGTGAAAAGAGCATTTTGGATTACGGAGGTTCCAGCTGGAGGAGAAAGGGGGATTCATGCACACAAAAAGGATAATCAAATCACGGTGTGTTTGCAAGGTAAAGTAAAAGTGGAGTTGGAAGATTTGACGGGACAGCATTATGTTTTCGAGTTGAACGATCCTGGGGAGGCATTGTACTTGCCTTGTTTGGTTTGGTCAAAGTTCACTTTTGAGGAAAACAGTATTTTGTTGGTGTTGTCAAGTCAGGATTTTGAAGAGTCAGATTATATCCGGTTAAAGGCAGACTTTGAAAAACTTAAAGATGGATATAGTAAAGCATTATGA
- a CDS encoding GNAT family N-acetyltransferase, translated as MDIVKHYDFVIVEQPNEDHPYFLHDYTPSEGERFFCAKLLKKQKPKGQLFFVLKKDGTAISLKNAPFGGFWLEKRISSESFQVFVEELTLEVKALGAHTLTVIQPPDIYEPNNPLIHYILKTQGFFMDNMLLHHFLEDRKFMKGFLHAKSSKHRKKIKKLEYEIEVGGIKNFNFLKDIKWWRSQRGHEYNVQEEKLIQQVSTYPERYFLISLVHAQNTVAHVLCVKLTPNSLYYYLPAINPALQETYTGEALLFEVIKLGESLGVDFIDFGSSDLDGKANHNLIRFKSKNANKAFNKISWTIKL; from the coding sequence ATGGATATAGTAAAGCATTATGATTTTGTGATTGTAGAGCAACCCAACGAAGATCATCCTTATTTTCTTCATGACTATACACCTTCTGAAGGGGAGCGATTTTTTTGTGCTAAACTGTTGAAGAAGCAAAAGCCTAAAGGACAACTGTTTTTTGTTTTAAAAAAGGATGGTACAGCTATATCCCTTAAAAATGCGCCTTTTGGCGGGTTTTGGTTGGAGAAAAGAATATCCTCCGAAAGTTTTCAGGTGTTTGTGGAGGAATTGACTTTAGAAGTAAAAGCTTTGGGGGCACACACTTTAACGGTGATTCAGCCACCAGATATCTATGAGCCCAATAATCCATTGATCCATTATATTCTTAAAACCCAGGGTTTTTTCATGGATAATATGCTTTTGCATCATTTTTTGGAAGACAGGAAGTTTATGAAAGGGTTTTTACATGCGAAATCCTCGAAGCATAGAAAGAAAATCAAAAAGTTGGAATATGAAATTGAAGTTGGTGGGATTAAGAATTTTAATTTTCTAAAGGATATCAAATGGTGGCGCTCACAACGTGGTCATGAATATAATGTCCAGGAAGAAAAACTGATTCAGCAGGTGAGTACTTATCCAGAAAGGTATTTTCTGATTTCTCTGGTTCATGCACAGAATACGGTGGCACATGTATTGTGTGTGAAACTAACTCCAAACAGTTTGTATTATTATTTGCCTGCCATCAACCCGGCTTTACAGGAAACTTATACAGGAGAAGCCTTATTATTTGAAGTGATTAAGTTGGGAGAGTCATTGGGGGTGGATTTTATTGATTTTGGTTCATCTGATTTGGATGGTAAGGCAAACCATAATTTAATTAGATTCAAATCCAAAAATGCCAATAAAGCCTTTAACAAGATTAGTTGGACGATCAAACTCTAA
- a CDS encoding glycosyltransferase has product MKTPLVSVIVVCYNQADFIMEALDSVRLQYYEQLEMIIVDNGSSDGSQEKIKTWLWMYGKEKSVPVFFHSQSINYCKAFNEALEITKGQYVIDLSGDDYLMPDHVEKSVFKLVNHQQVAVCSSNALLVDQKGKQIDSFFPMSVDGSTMGKVPEGDIYETVIRKYFVCTPTMVFDAKILKREGGYNEELVYEDFDVITRLSRKHSFIFSDHLGVRKRLHHQSFSKQQYKRYQSDILKSTFKVCQNIAIMNKSAEERHALIFRCMHEAKHALASANFEVAYRFLDLAEKLGASGIALKLYKLWHGTKLDLSHWYEKIRDR; this is encoded by the coding sequence ATGAAAACACCTTTGGTTTCGGTCATCGTTGTATGCTACAATCAAGCAGACTTTATCATGGAGGCGCTGGACAGTGTTCGGCTGCAATACTATGAACAATTGGAAATGATTATTGTTGACAATGGGAGTTCGGATGGCAGCCAAGAAAAGATCAAAACTTGGCTGTGGATGTATGGCAAGGAGAAAAGTGTTCCCGTATTTTTTCATTCCCAAAGCATCAATTACTGTAAAGCTTTTAACGAGGCCCTAGAAATCACCAAAGGACAATACGTCATAGATTTATCAGGAGATGATTATTTGATGCCAGACCATGTGGAGAAGTCTGTTTTTAAGTTGGTAAATCATCAACAGGTGGCTGTTTGCTCAAGCAATGCGCTTTTGGTAGACCAAAAGGGGAAGCAAATTGATTCGTTTTTTCCCATGTCCGTAGATGGTAGCACAATGGGTAAAGTGCCTGAAGGTGATATTTATGAAACAGTCATTAGAAAGTATTTTGTTTGCACTCCAACTATGGTATTTGATGCCAAAATATTGAAAAGGGAAGGAGGGTATAATGAAGAATTGGTCTATGAGGATTTTGATGTTATAACTAGGTTGAGCCGGAAGCATTCCTTTATTTTCAGTGATCATTTAGGGGTAAGAAAGAGGCTTCATCATCAATCTTTTTCAAAACAACAATACAAAAGGTACCAATCTGATATACTTAAATCTACTTTCAAGGTTTGTCAGAATATCGCCATCATGAATAAATCTGCAGAAGAGAGACATGCTCTAATCTTCAGGTGTATGCATGAAGCAAAACATGCCTTAGCTTCGGCAAATTTTGAAGTAGCTTACCGATTTTTGGATCTTGCAGAAAAGCTTGGTGCCAGTGGGATCGCTCTCAAACTTTATAAGTTGTGGCATGGGACAAAGCTAGATTTGTCCCATTGGTATGAGAAAATTCGCGATCGCTAG
- a CDS encoding pitrilysin family protein has protein sequence MTVLDRSKAPDFQIPEHIELIKPEKRTLKNGVPLYFIPTPEIDAIKLEVITESNKQLLPEEDGLVPFFALHMLLEGTKTMSSPELDNFFDHYASEVDIISSFEQQGVSLLTTKKHFGKVLPIFRSLLTEAIFPEKELEKRKSQKALTIAIQHDQNSSRANQLYRKALFGDDHPYGFVAEERHVNGVNREKLIQYYEDKFLVSPEIFVIGNLNSFEIDEIAETFGNLTVAPSAKSMDQFIIWPEKRLTEFKEKAVQSSIRMGQHLIPKTHPDYHALTVFNTILGGYFGSRLIKNIREDKGHTYGIYSSIGSLEKSDYWVVMADVQKDFADDVINEVYLEIEKLKSTPIEKAELEIVRNYMIGHFLSNFSNAFDLINRFKSIHYAGLDYDFYESQLQYFRSFTPEQIMEVGQKYFDNKNIIEVIVG, from the coding sequence ATGACCGTATTGGACAGATCAAAAGCGCCGGATTTTCAGATTCCGGAACATATAGAATTAATAAAACCTGAAAAGCGGACTCTAAAAAACGGAGTCCCTTTGTATTTTATTCCTACTCCGGAAATAGACGCCATCAAGCTGGAAGTCATCACGGAATCCAACAAGCAATTGTTGCCTGAAGAAGATGGCCTAGTTCCATTCTTTGCGCTTCATATGTTATTGGAAGGGACCAAAACCATGAGTTCTCCGGAATTGGACAACTTCTTTGACCATTATGCTTCGGAGGTGGATATCATTTCCTCTTTTGAGCAGCAAGGAGTATCTCTGCTTACCACAAAGAAGCATTTTGGGAAAGTACTGCCCATCTTTAGGTCCTTACTCACTGAAGCCATCTTTCCAGAAAAGGAACTGGAGAAAAGAAAATCACAAAAAGCCCTGACCATAGCCATACAGCATGATCAGAATAGCTCCAGGGCCAATCAATTGTATAGAAAAGCCCTATTTGGAGATGATCACCCTTATGGTTTTGTGGCCGAAGAAAGACATGTAAATGGCGTCAACCGAGAAAAATTGATTCAGTACTATGAAGATAAATTCTTAGTCAGTCCAGAAATCTTTGTGATTGGTAACTTGAATAGTTTTGAAATTGATGAAATCGCAGAAACTTTTGGCAACTTGACAGTGGCTCCCTCTGCCAAGTCAATGGATCAGTTTATCATCTGGCCTGAAAAGCGCTTGACAGAATTCAAAGAAAAAGCAGTACAGTCTAGCATTAGGATGGGACAGCACCTCATTCCTAAAACCCATCCCGATTACCATGCCCTTACTGTTTTCAATACCATATTAGGTGGTTATTTTGGAAGTCGATTAATCAAAAACATCAGGGAAGACAAAGGCCATACTTATGGGATTTATAGTTCCATAGGGAGTTTGGAAAAGTCCGACTATTGGGTGGTCATGGCCGATGTCCAAAAGGATTTTGCGGATGATGTCATCAATGAAGTTTACTTGGAAATCGAAAAACTCAAATCAACTCCAATAGAAAAGGCGGAACTGGAAATCGTCAGAAATTACATGATTGGCCATTTCTTATCCAACTTCAGCAATGCCTTTGACCTAATCAACCGCTTCAAGAGCATTCATTATGCTGGTTTGGACTATGACTTCTATGAATCACAACTACAATATTTTAGAAGCTTTACTCCTGAGCAAATCATGGAAGTGGGACAAAAATACTTTGACAACAAAAATATCATTGAAGTAATCGTAGGCTAG